One segment of Panicum virgatum strain AP13 chromosome 1K, P.virgatum_v5, whole genome shotgun sequence DNA contains the following:
- the LOC120668722 gene encoding V-type proton ATPase catalytic subunit A, whose translation MAYGDRVTTFEDSEKESEYGYVRKVSGPVVVADGMGGAAMYELVRVGHDNLIGEIIRLEGDSATIQVYEETAGLMVNDPVLRTRKPLSVELGPGILGNIFDGIQRPLKTIAIKSGDVYIPRGVSVPALDKDTLWEFQPNKLGVGDVITGGDLYATVFENTLMQHHVALPPGAMGKVSYIAPAGQYSLQDTVLELEFQGIKKQFTMLQTWPVRSPRPVASKVAADTPLLTGQRVLDALFPSVLGGTCAIPGAFGCGKTVISQALSKYSNSQAVVYVGCGERGNEMAEVLMDFPQLTMTLEDGREESVMKRTTLVANTSNMPVAAREASIYTGITIAEYFRDMGYNVSMMADSTSRWAEALREISGRLAEMPADSGYPAYLASRLASFYERAGKVKCLGSPDRTGSVTIVGAVSPPGGDFSDPVTSATLSIVQVFWGLDKKLAQRKHFPSVNWLISYSKYSKALESFYEKFDPDFIDIRTKAREVLQREDDLNEIVQLVGKDALAESDKITLETAKLLREDYLAQNAFTPYDKYCPFYKSVWMMRNIIHFNTLANQAVERAAGTDGQKITYSVIKHRLGDLFYRLVSQKFEDPAEGEAALVAKFQKLHDDLTTGFRNLEDEAR comes from the exons atggcgtacGGCGACCGCGTCACCACCTTCGAGGACTCCGAGAAGGAGAGCGAGTACGGCTATGTCCGCAAG GTCTCTGGACCTGTCGTCGTGGCTGATGGAATGGGCGGTGCTGCCATGTATGAGCTTGTTCGTGTCGGCCATGATAACCTCATCGGGGAAATTATCCGTCTTGAGGGTGATTCAGCTACAATCCAAG TTTATGAGGAAACTGCTGGACTTATGGTTAATGATCCTGTTTTGAGAACAAGAAAG CCTCTTTCTGTTGAGTTGGGACCTGGAATTCTAGGAAACATTTTTGATGGTATCCAG CGCCCTCTAAAAACCATTGCTATTAAATCAGGAGATGTGTACATTCCTCGGGGTGTTTCAGTTCCTGCCCTTGACAAAGATACATTGTGGGAATTTCAGCCAAATAAGCTAG GTGTTGGAGATGTCATCACAGGCGGAGATCTATATGCT ACTGTCTTTGAGAACACATTAATGCAGCACCATGTTGCTCTTCCACCTGGTGCTATGGGGAAAGTAAGTTACATTGCGCCAGCTGGTCAGTACAGCCTGCAG GATACAGTGCTAGAATTGGAATTCCAGGGCATTAAAAAACAATTTACCATGCTTCAG ACATGGCCTGTGCGATCACCAAGACCTGTTGCGTCAAAGGTTGCTGCAGATACACCTCTTCTGACAGGGCAG CGTGTACTTGATGCGTTGTTCCCCTCGGTTCTGGGAGGAACTTGCGCTATTCCAGGAGCTTTTGGTTGTGGGAAAACTGTCATCAGTCAGGCACTTTCAAAG TACTCCAATTCTCAAGCTGTTGTTTACGTGGGCTGTGGTGAAAGAGGAAATGAGATGGCTGAGGTTCTTATGGACTTCCCCCAGTTGACAATGACATTGGAAGATGGCCGTGAGGAGTCAGTCATGAAGAGAACAACCCTAGTGGCTAACACATCTAAcatgcctgtcgctgctcgtgAAGCCTCCATTTATACAG gaatTACAATTGCTGAGTATTTCCGTGACATGGGCTACAACGTCAGTATGATGGCTGACTCCACCTCCCGATGGGCCGAGGCATTGCGTGAGATCTCAGGGCGTTTG gCTGAAATGCCTGCTGACAGTGGTTACCCAGCTTATTTGGCTTCACGATTGGCATCCTTTTATGAACGTGCTGGTAAGGTGAAATGTCTAGGAAGTCCAGACAGGACTGGCAGTGTCACAATTGTTGGAGCTGTCTCTCCTCCTGGTGGTGATTTTTCAGACCCTGTTACCTCTGCAACCCTCAGTATTGTTCAG GTCTTCTGGGGTTTAGATAAAAAGCTTGCTCAAAGGAAGCATTTCCCTTCTGTGAATTGGCTCATTTCCTATTCAAAATACTCTAAG GCCCTTGAGTCCTTTTATGAGAAGTTTGATCCAGATTTCATTGATATTAGGACAAAAGCACGTGAGGTGTTGCAGAGGGAGGATGATCTAAATGAAATTGTGCAG CTTGTTGGTAAAGATGCGCTGGCAGAATCTGACAAGATTACGCTAGAGACAGCAAAGCTTCTGAGAGAAGATTATTTGGCACAAAATGCGTTTACCCC ATATGATAAGTACTGCCCATTCTACAAATCTGTTTGGATGATGCGCAACATTATTCACTTCAACACATTGGCAAATCAG GCTGTGGAGCGGGCAGCTGGTACTGATGGCCAAAAGATAACATA